The proteins below come from a single Chlamydiota bacterium genomic window:
- a CDS encoding desulfoferrodoxin has translation MTKRLQVYRCDMCANIVEVLHEGAGALFCCGQEMKRFEENTVDASREKHVPVIEKTAAGVKVRVGSVPHPMEEKHYIEWIELVADGVVCRRFLKPGDRPEAEFAVSGAQLSARALCNLHGLWKA, from the coding sequence ATGACGAAACGTCTGCAGGTCTACAGGTGCGATATGTGCGCCAACATCGTGGAGGTGCTCCACGAGGGGGCGGGGGCGCTTTTTTGCTGCGGCCAGGAGATGAAGCGCTTCGAGGAGAACACCGTCGACGCCTCCCGCGAGAAGCACGTGCCGGTCATCGAGAAGACCGCCGCGGGGGTCAAGGTCCGCGTCGGAAGCGTCCCGCACCCGATGGAGGAGAAGCATTACATCGAGTGGATAGAACTCGTCGCGGACGGGGTCGTCTGCCGCCGGTTCCTCAAGCCCGGCGATCGGCCGGAGGCGGAGTTCGCCGTCTCCGGGGCGCAGCTTTCCGCGCGCGCCCTCTGCAACCTGCACGGCCTCTGGAAGGCGTGA
- a CDS encoding pyridoxamine 5'-phosphate oxidase family protein, protein MEIPHEVARLFTAQHFAIVATVGKDGTPHAACKGIVKMEAEGRVYLLDLYSGTTSRNLERNPRMSITAVDEDHFAGYCLKGTARLAEADEMDPALIEEWRGRISRRITHRIIKSIRGEKPHPRHPEALLPVPKRLIVLEVDGIVDLTPGHMK, encoded by the coding sequence ATGGAGATTCCGCACGAGGTCGCCCGCCTCTTCACCGCGCAGCACTTCGCGATCGTCGCGACCGTCGGGAAGGACGGGACGCCGCACGCCGCCTGCAAGGGGATCGTGAAGATGGAGGCGGAGGGGCGCGTCTACCTCCTCGACCTCTACTCGGGGACCACCTCCCGCAACCTCGAACGGAATCCGCGGATGAGCATCACCGCGGTGGACGAGGACCATTTCGCCGGCTACTGCCTGAAGGGGACCGCCCGGCTCGCGGAGGCGGATGAGATGGACCCGGCGCTGATCGAGGAGTGGCGCGGGAGGATCAGCAGGCGCATCACGCACCGGATCATCAAGAGCATCCGGGGAGAGAAGCCGCACCCGCGGCACCCGGAGGCGCTCCTCCCCGTGCCGAAGCGGCTGATCGTCCTCGAGGTGGACGGGATCGTGGATCTCACGCCCGGGCATATGAAATGA
- a CDS encoding thioredoxin family protein — translation MLRELTDADFTREVVESGRPYVVLFSSSWCGMCAKVAPRVQTLEEKHRETRFGKVDIAVSAKTAAAFGVLAIPAVLFFKDGAEKARLSGNVSDDDLARALERLA, via the coding sequence GTGCTGCGCGAACTCACGGACGCCGATTTCACGCGGGAGGTCGTCGAATCAGGCCGGCCGTACGTGGTGCTCTTCTCCTCGTCCTGGTGCGGGATGTGCGCGAAGGTGGCGCCGCGGGTGCAGACCCTCGAGGAGAAGCACCGGGAGACGCGGTTCGGCAAGGTCGACATCGCCGTCTCCGCCAAGACCGCCGCCGCGTTCGGCGTCCTCGCCATCCCCGCGGTGCTCTTCTTCAAGGACGGGGCCGAGAAGGCCCGGCTCTCGGGCAACGTCTCCGACGATGATCTCGCGCGGGCGCTGGAGAGGCTGGCGTGA
- a CDS encoding ferritin family protein: MRIEERSGGLVVVDFTDLEACKIAANIEREGIAFYEALAGRLAGRAARETILGLARQEREHLAFFEDELARVRREKEDPFEEDDLADVLDSGIFRPYQDLAGAVKTPAKALSLGVLIEDRTVRFYDICRERTRSAAAARQLERIIGEERLHAKLLREMREALPAG; the protein is encoded by the coding sequence ATGCGCATAGAAGAGCGGTCCGGCGGGCTCGTCGTGGTCGACTTCACCGATCTCGAGGCGTGCAAGATCGCCGCGAACATAGAGCGCGAGGGGATCGCCTTCTACGAGGCGCTGGCCGGCCGGCTGGCCGGCCGCGCGGCGCGGGAGACGATCCTCGGCCTGGCGCGGCAGGAGCGTGAGCACCTCGCGTTCTTCGAGGATGAACTGGCGAGGGTCAGGCGCGAAAAGGAGGACCCGTTCGAGGAGGACGACCTCGCCGACGTGCTCGACAGCGGGATCTTCAGGCCGTACCAAGACCTCGCCGGCGCCGTGAAGACGCCGGCGAAGGCGCTCTCTCTCGGCGTGCTGATCGAGGATCGGACGGTGCGGTTCTACGACATCTGTCGCGAACGCACCCGGAGCGCGGCGGCGGCGCGCCAGCTCGAGCGCATCATCGGCGAGGAGCGCCTGCACGCGAAGCTGCTCCGGGAGATGCGGGAAGCGCTGCCGGCGGGCTGA
- a CDS encoding ferritin, with translation MINTKMQNALNAQMNRELYSSYLYLAMAAFFESVNLRGFANWMKVQAQEELVHAMKFFSYVVDRGGRVTLAAIDAPPAAWTSPLNAFEEAYAHEQKVTGWIGDLVTLAGKEEDHATHNLLQWFVNEQVEEEASADGIVQKLRLVAEAPGGLFMIDRELAARVFTPPPAAPAG, from the coding sequence ATGATCAATACGAAGATGCAGAACGCGCTGAACGCGCAGATGAACCGCGAGCTCTACTCGTCGTACCTGTACCTTGCGATGGCCGCCTTCTTCGAGTCGGTCAATCTGCGGGGGTTCGCCAACTGGATGAAGGTGCAGGCGCAGGAGGAGCTCGTGCACGCCATGAAGTTCTTCAGCTACGTCGTCGACCGCGGCGGCCGCGTCACGCTCGCGGCGATCGACGCCCCGCCGGCGGCCTGGACCTCGCCCCTCAACGCCTTCGAGGAGGCCTATGCGCACGAGCAGAAGGTCACCGGCTGGATCGGCGACCTCGTCACCTTGGCCGGCAAGGAGGAGGATCACGCCACGCACAACCTCCTCCAGTGGTTCGTGAACGAGCAGGTGGAGGAGGAGGCCTCGGCGGACGGGATCGTGCAGAAGCTGCGGCTGGTCGCCGAGGCCCCCGGCGGGCTCTTCATGATCGACCGCGAGCTCGCGGCGCGCGTCTTCACGCCCCCGCCGGCCGCTCCCGCGGGCTGA
- a CDS encoding TlpA family protein disulfide reductase, whose protein sequence is MRVSCVLALSVVIALCAAGIAAAAPAPGDRAPDFSLKDLDGKTVKPGDFAGKVVLISFNTTWCPHCRMAIPGLNAIAAARKDQGFVLLSIYIQESAKKVSAFAAKHGIAYRVLLDESGATAKAYGVRGIPSKTLIGKDGTIVCRDCRDVEKELEKLLGGTGK, encoded by the coding sequence ATGCGTGTTTCGTGCGTCCTCGCACTATCCGTCGTCATCGCCCTGTGCGCGGCGGGGATCGCCGCCGCCGCGCCCGCGCCCGGCGACCGGGCGCCCGATTTTTCGCTGAAGGATCTCGACGGGAAGACGGTGAAGCCGGGAGATTTCGCGGGGAAGGTCGTGCTCATCTCCTTCAACACCACCTGGTGCCCCCACTGCCGCATGGCGATCCCGGGGCTCAACGCGATCGCCGCGGCCCGCAAAGACCAGGGGTTCGTCCTCCTCAGCATCTACATCCAGGAGAGCGCGAAGAAGGTCTCCGCGTTTGCCGCCAAACACGGCATCGCGTACCGCGTACTGCTCGACGAGAGCGGCGCGACCGCCAAGGCCTACGGGGTGCGCGGCATCCCGAGCAAGACCCTCATCGGGAAGGACGGGACGATCGTCTGCCGCGACTGCCGCGACGTGGAGAAGGAGCTGGAGAAGCTTTTGGGCGGTACGGGGAAGTAG
- a CDS encoding YbhB/YbcL family Raf kinase inhibitor-like protein: MRLTSSAFEEGGAIPARHTCRGEDISPPLAWDGVPAAAKSLALICDDPDAPMGTWVHWVVFDIPPETRAFREGVPKTDKLEGGARQGMTDFGAVGYGGPCPPSGTHRYFFTLYALDAKLDLAGTVTKERLLAAMKGRVLAEARLVGTFKK, from the coding sequence ATGCGGCTCACCAGTTCGGCGTTCGAGGAGGGCGGGGCGATACCGGCCAGGCACACCTGCCGGGGGGAGGATATCTCGCCGCCGCTCGCGTGGGACGGCGTTCCCGCCGCGGCGAAAAGCCTGGCGCTCATCTGCGACGACCCGGACGCGCCGATGGGCACCTGGGTCCACTGGGTGGTGTTCGATATACCGCCCGAGACCCGCGCCTTCCGCGAGGGGGTCCCCAAGACCGACAAGCTCGAGGGCGGCGCGAGGCAGGGGATGACCGACTTCGGCGCGGTCGGCTACGGGGGGCCCTGTCCGCCGAGCGGGACGCACCGGTATTTCTTCACGCTCTACGCCCTCGACGCGAAGCTCGATCTCGCGGGCACGGTCACCAAGGAGCGCCTCCTCGCGGCGATGAAGGGCCGCGTGCTCGCGGAGGCGCGGCTCGTCGGAACGTTCAAGAAGTAG
- a CDS encoding GyrI-like domain-containing protein, with protein MQKMPEIHVAYVEHKGLHEGGGEVYDELLGKLTGWAIPNGYWDFPRTTKIICIYPDPPGVPESEKRLWLGITLQRIVPAPAGINTMTIPENTCAVGGFVIAEREFADAWGFMYDRWLPENGYRPAEGLSFELQKNDSCTHPEKKHIVDICIPVRKN; from the coding sequence GTGCAGAAGATGCCTGAGATCCACGTGGCCTACGTGGAGCACAAAGGATTACACGAGGGCGGGGGGGAGGTCTACGATGAGCTCCTCGGGAAACTGACCGGGTGGGCCATCCCGAACGGATACTGGGATTTCCCGCGCACGACAAAGATCATCTGCATCTATCCCGATCCCCCCGGCGTTCCCGAAAGTGAAAAACGGCTCTGGCTCGGGATCACCCTTCAGAGGATCGTCCCCGCGCCGGCCGGGATCAACACGATGACTATTCCGGAGAACACCTGCGCAGTCGGAGGCTTCGTCATCGCGGAACGGGAGTTCGCGGACGCGTGGGGCTTCATGTACGACCGCTGGCTGCCGGAGAACGGCTATCGCCCCGCGGAGGGCTTGAGCTTCGAGCTGCAGAAGAACGACTCCTGCACGCATCCGGAAAAGAAGCATATCGTGGATATCTGCATTCCGGTCCGCAAAAACTGA
- a CDS encoding flavodoxin family protein, translating to MSAAPPPDPTLVAGIAGSPREGGNTDLLLDEALRGAEEGGARTVKLALRRLRIAPCNGREEAAAGEPCAVRDGMREVFAAVRGAGAVVLASPIYFGSVSAQMKTMIDRFQCVWLAEHRRGIRLFPGERVCGFIACAAGDRRDFFENARQVVRNWAATAHARLCEELYCPGVEDKGVVAGMPETLRAARALGARLVGKT from the coding sequence ATGAGCGCGGCCCCGCCCCCCGATCCGACACTCGTCGCGGGCATCGCCGGGAGCCCCCGGGAGGGCGGGAACACGGACCTGCTCCTCGACGAGGCGCTGCGCGGGGCGGAGGAGGGCGGCGCCCGGACGGTGAAACTGGCGCTCCGCCGCCTTCGCATCGCCCCCTGCAACGGCCGCGAGGAGGCGGCGGCCGGCGAACCGTGCGCCGTGCGGGACGGGATGCGGGAGGTCTTCGCCGCCGTACGCGGCGCCGGGGCGGTCGTCCTCGCCTCGCCGATCTACTTCGGCAGCGTGAGCGCCCAGATGAAAACGATGATCGACCGGTTCCAGTGCGTCTGGCTCGCCGAGCACCGTCGGGGGATCCGGCTTTTTCCCGGCGAGCGGGTGTGCGGTTTCATCGCCTGCGCCGCGGGCGACCGGAGGGATTTTTTCGAGAACGCGCGCCAGGTCGTGCGGAACTGGGCCGCGACGGCGCACGCGCGGCTCTGCGAAGAGCTCTACTGCCCGGGCGTGGAGGACAAGGGGGTCGTGGCGGGGATGCCGGAGACGCTGCGGGCGGCGCGCGCGCTGGGCGCGCGGCTTGTCGGGAAAACCTAA
- a CDS encoding transglutaminase domain-containing protein: MIAAALSCLFAAALPGCRHAPAGSADGAAQRFYRAQGPVTDPGKHAGLYANLPRDVRGLCGVVQGAMLHVFWAEKHGVTLAEERKREVNLRTVERMLARIVELDPRPLAERREPSKRLVGNCRDHSVLLCSMLRHAGIPARARCGFATYFTPGRHEDHWVVEHWDSARRRWVRVDPQLDALQVKALGISFDPFDLPPGAFIPAGEAWRRCRAGTLDPDRCGIFDMHGLWFVRGDLVRDVMALNGLELLPWDWNTLMSREREPDADEYRLLDRAAELTARDVPFDELKALYDSETALRMPADWTP, from the coding sequence ATGATCGCCGCAGCGCTGTCGTGCCTCTTCGCCGCCGCGCTGCCGGGGTGCCGGCACGCGCCGGCGGGGTCGGCAGACGGCGCGGCGCAGCGGTTCTACCGCGCGCAGGGCCCGGTGACGGATCCCGGGAAGCACGCCGGCCTCTACGCGAACCTCCCGCGCGACGTCCGGGGGCTCTGCGGCGTCGTCCAGGGCGCAATGCTCCACGTCTTCTGGGCCGAGAAGCACGGCGTGACGCTCGCCGAGGAACGGAAGAGGGAGGTGAACCTCCGGACCGTCGAGCGTATGCTCGCGAGGATCGTCGAGCTCGACCCGAGGCCGCTCGCGGAAAGGCGGGAGCCCTCGAAGCGCCTGGTGGGCAACTGCCGAGACCATTCGGTCCTCCTTTGCTCGATGCTGCGCCACGCGGGAATCCCGGCGCGCGCGCGGTGCGGATTCGCCACGTACTTCACGCCGGGGCGCCACGAGGACCACTGGGTGGTCGAGCACTGGGACTCGGCACGGCGCCGCTGGGTGCGCGTGGACCCGCAGCTCGACGCGCTGCAGGTGAAGGCGCTCGGCATCTCGTTCGACCCATTCGACCTCCCCCCCGGGGCGTTTATCCCCGCGGGAGAGGCGTGGCGTCGTTGCCGGGCCGGCACGCTCGACCCCGACCGCTGCGGCATCTTCGACATGCACGGCCTCTGGTTCGTCAGGGGCGACCTGGTGCGCGACGTGATGGCGCTCAACGGCCTCGAGCTGCTCCCCTGGGACTGGAACACGCTGATGTCGCGCGAGCGGGAGCCGGATGCGGACGAGTACCGTCTGCTCGACCGGGCGGCGGAGCTTACCGCGAGGGATGTGCCGTTCGACGAACTCAAGGCGCTCTACGATTCCGAGACCGCGCTCCGCATGCCCGCAGACTGGACACCCTGA
- a CDS encoding AraC family transcriptional regulator: MKAIVRPALVKEYTRRINLARDYIRAHLDGELTVETVSRSALFSPFHFHRLFTAMTGETLYDHIRRLRLEKAAGTLLNDPARSVTDIALDCGFGSSAAFARAFRERFGASASEWRASGGANKSKMRKANRKDWKAPSARTRYRGARQDSPPQPGRCVMKVEVKELPAYRVAYVSSRNGYEGEAIHEAYETLMRWAGPRGILGPGAQVIGASYDNPEITEAAKCRYDACVTIGEGVKVEGPVSEKRFQGGMYAVHRWRGRPQDVGEVFGRFMAEWFPSSGYQPGDAPCLEFYHGDPDSDPKGEVHADICIPVKPL; this comes from the coding sequence ATGAAGGCGATCGTGCGGCCGGCGCTCGTGAAGGAGTACACGCGGCGCATCAACCTCGCTCGCGACTATATCCGGGCGCACCTCGACGGGGAGCTCACCGTCGAAACCGTCTCCCGCTCGGCTCTCTTCAGCCCGTTCCATTTCCACCGCCTCTTCACGGCGATGACCGGCGAGACGCTCTACGACCATATCCGGCGGCTCCGCCTCGAGAAGGCCGCGGGCACCCTCCTCAACGACCCCGCGCGCAGCGTCACCGACATCGCCCTGGACTGCGGCTTCGGCTCCTCCGCCGCGTTCGCCCGCGCCTTCCGGGAACGATTCGGGGCGAGCGCGTCCGAATGGCGGGCGTCGGGGGGGGCGAACAAGAGCAAGATGCGCAAAGCGAACCGCAAGGATTGGAAAGCGCCCTCCGCCCGGACGCGGTACCGTGGTGCGCGACAGGATTCGCCACCACAACCAGGGAGGTGCGTCATGAAGGTGGAGGTGAAGGAGCTGCCCGCGTACCGCGTCGCGTACGTGAGCAGCAGAAACGGGTACGAGGGGGAGGCGATCCACGAGGCGTACGAGACGCTGATGCGCTGGGCGGGGCCGCGCGGCATCCTCGGGCCCGGCGCGCAGGTCATCGGCGCGTCGTACGACAATCCGGAGATCACCGAGGCGGCCAAGTGCCGCTACGACGCCTGCGTCACGATCGGCGAGGGCGTGAAGGTGGAAGGGCCGGTCTCCGAGAAGCGTTTCCAGGGGGGGATGTACGCGGTCCACCGCTGGCGCGGCAGGCCGCAGGACGTCGGCGAGGTCTTCGGGCGGTTCATGGCCGAATGGTTCCCGTCGAGCGGCTACCAGCCAGGCGACGCGCCGTGCCTCGAGTTCTACCACGGCGACCCCGACTCGGATCCGAAGGGCGAGGTGCACGCCGACATCTGCATCCCGGTGAAACCCCTTTGA
- a CDS encoding phosphoribosyltransferase → MFRDRVDAGRRLACALEKYRGSGALVLAIPRGGAVVGDEVARHLEADFSLVVSRKLPFPADPESGFGAIAEDGSVFIHEAAARWVARDEAEEIARAQRNEIRRRIRALRGGRPLPPIQGRTVILVDDGIAMGSTMRASIMLCRRAGAGRIVAAAPVAGPDVARAIGREADEAVILEIPEDFHAVAQAYADWHDLSDKEVLELMRRWEKPPNVARHGGETDRGGGGGGVRERVR, encoded by the coding sequence GTGTTCAGGGACAGGGTCGACGCGGGGCGGAGGCTCGCCTGCGCGCTCGAGAAGTACCGGGGGAGCGGCGCGTTGGTGCTCGCCATCCCGCGCGGCGGCGCGGTGGTGGGGGACGAGGTGGCGCGGCACCTCGAGGCGGATTTCTCCCTCGTGGTATCGAGAAAACTGCCGTTCCCCGCCGACCCGGAATCCGGCTTCGGGGCGATCGCCGAGGACGGGAGCGTCTTCATCCACGAGGCGGCGGCGCGGTGGGTGGCGCGGGACGAGGCGGAGGAGATCGCCCGCGCCCAGCGCAACGAGATCCGGCGCAGGATCAGGGCGCTGCGGGGCGGGCGGCCGCTTCCCCCGATCCAGGGGAGGACGGTGATCCTCGTCGACGACGGGATCGCCATGGGCTCGACGATGCGGGCAAGCATCATGCTGTGCCGGCGGGCGGGGGCGGGGAGGATCGTGGCGGCGGCGCCTGTGGCGGGGCCCGATGTCGCCCGGGCGATCGGGCGGGAGGCGGACGAGGCGGTGATCCTCGAGATCCCGGAGGATTTTCACGCCGTCGCCCAGGCGTACGCGGACTGGCACGATCTCTCCGACAAGGAGGTTCTGGAGCTGATGCGGCGATGGGAGAAGCCGCCAAATGTGGCGCGCCATGGCGGGGAGACGGATCGAGGCGGAGGTGGCGGAGGCGTTCGGGAGAGAGTTCGTTAA
- a CDS encoding transcriptional repressor: MKDVQRLRITRQRQLILDELKKVVTHPTADELYRMVRERLPRVSLGTIYRNLETLSGRGVIRKLELAGTQRRYDATTETHYHIRCNRCGCVEDLEMKPLEAIESAASAVTRFTVTGHTMEFEGVCPNCVPTAQ, translated from the coding sequence ATGAAAGATGTTCAGAGGTTGAGAATTACTCGGCAGCGCCAGCTTATCCTCGACGAACTCAAAAAGGTGGTGACGCACCCCACCGCGGACGAGCTCTACCGGATGGTGCGGGAGCGGTTGCCCCGTGTCAGTCTCGGGACGATCTATAGGAATCTCGAGACGCTCTCCGGGCGGGGGGTGATACGGAAGCTCGAGCTCGCCGGGACACAGCGCCGCTACGACGCCACGACGGAGACCCACTACCATATCCGCTGCAACCGGTGCGGCTGCGTCGAGGACCTCGAGATGAAGCCGCTGGAGGCGATCGAGAGCGCCGCGAGCGCCGTCACCCGCTTCACCGTGACCGGGCACACGATGGAGTTCGAGGGCGTCTGTCCGAACTGCGTCCCGACCGCACAGTAG
- a CDS encoding NrdH-redoxin has protein sequence MAKVTVYGTATCPWCTKAKSYLEGKGVQFEYVDVGTDRARAEEMMRRSGQMGVPVIEIDSAMIVGFDRGAIDSALGL, from the coding sequence ATGGCGAAGGTGACGGTGTACGGCACGGCGACGTGCCCCTGGTGCACGAAGGCGAAGTCGTACCTCGAGGGGAAGGGGGTCCAATTCGAGTATGTCGACGTCGGGACCGACCGGGCGCGCGCGGAGGAGATGATGCGCAGGTCGGGCCAGATGGGCGTCCCCGTGATCGAGATCGACAGCGCGATGATCGTCGGGTTCGACAGGGGGGCGATCGACAGCGCGCTGGGGCTCTAG
- a CDS encoding SAM-dependent methyltransferase has product MKKGEFRISPIGYVRADQRGFRLEIAEEYRAGLEGLEGFSHVDVLWWCHLLDGAGPRGAVTCERPYRKGPATLGVFATRSPARPNPIAASVAPVLGIDRVAGIIRVPWIDAEDGTPILDLKPYHPSVERVQNAAVPGWCTHWPKWFEDSADFDWGSEIVHG; this is encoded by the coding sequence ATGAAGAAGGGCGAATTCAGGATATCCCCGATAGGGTATGTCAGGGCGGACCAGCGCGGTTTCCGGCTCGAGATCGCGGAGGAGTACCGGGCGGGCCTCGAGGGCCTGGAGGGCTTCAGCCACGTGGACGTCCTATGGTGGTGCCACCTGCTCGACGGCGCCGGCCCGCGCGGCGCGGTGACATGCGAGCGGCCGTATCGGAAAGGCCCGGCGACGCTCGGCGTGTTCGCGACGCGCTCGCCCGCCCGGCCCAATCCGATCGCGGCCAGCGTGGCGCCCGTGCTCGGCATCGACCGCGTCGCCGGCATAATCCGCGTCCCGTGGATCGACGCCGAGGACGGGACGCCGATCCTCGACCTGAAGCCGTACCACCCCTCCGTGGAGCGGGTGCAAAACGCGGCCGTGCCCGGCTGGTGCACGCACTGGCCGAAATGGTTCGAGGATTCGGCCGATTTCGACTGGGGCTCGGAGATCGTGCACGGGTGA
- a CDS encoding thioredoxin domain-containing protein, protein MDAEAVPRRLNRLFREKSPYLLQHASNPVDWRPWGGEAFAAARRGRKPLFISIGYSACHWCHVMERESFEDEEIAALLNEHFIPIKVDREERPDVDKVYIEACAAMTGGGGWPLTVLATPDGKPFFAGTYLPARRRGGMPGLAELLAPYLGAMGPVGGRAAAYVCGGSACALPVTEPERFEAMLDAEVRR, encoded by the coding sequence ATGGACGCCGAAGCCGTCCCCAGGCGCCTCAACCGTCTCTTCCGCGAGAAGAGCCCCTATCTGCTTCAGCACGCCTCCAACCCGGTCGATTGGCGTCCATGGGGGGGCGAGGCGTTCGCGGCGGCCCGCCGCGGACGCAAACCGCTCTTCATCTCGATCGGCTACTCGGCCTGCCACTGGTGCCACGTGATGGAGCGGGAGTCGTTCGAGGACGAGGAAATCGCCGCCCTCCTGAACGAGCATTTCATCCCGATCAAGGTGGACCGGGAGGAGCGCCCGGACGTCGACAAGGTCTACATAGAGGCGTGCGCGGCGATGACCGGGGGCGGCGGCTGGCCCCTCACCGTCCTGGCGACGCCCGACGGGAAGCCGTTCTTCGCCGGCACCTATCTCCCCGCACGGAGGCGCGGCGGGATGCCCGGCCTCGCCGAACTGCTCGCGCCGTACCTCGGCGCGATGGGGCCGGTGGGAGGAAGGGCGGCGGCGTACGTCTGCGGCGGGAGCGCCTGCGCGCTCCCGGTGACGGAGCCGGAGAGGTTCGAGGCGATGCTCGACGCGGAGGTGCGGCGATGA
- a CDS encoding GNAT family N-acetyltransferase encodes MERIEVRAVRRVRGDDLLRLYREAGWWKPSAPPPPGYLEALVRGSVCFVGAFCERRLVGMGRALSDGVSDAYIQDVTVLRDFRNRGVGGRIIAEIVRCLRRRGVDWIGLVAEPGAHTFYRGLGFRAMRGFRPMRWRGR; translated from the coding sequence ATGGAACGGATCGAGGTGCGGGCCGTCAGGAGGGTGCGCGGAGACGATCTGCTGCGCCTCTACCGCGAGGCGGGCTGGTGGAAGCCGTCCGCTCCGCCTCCGCCCGGATACCTGGAGGCGCTCGTGCGGGGCTCCGTCTGCTTCGTCGGGGCCTTCTGCGAACGGCGCCTCGTCGGGATGGGGAGGGCGCTCTCGGACGGGGTGAGCGACGCCTACATCCAGGACGTGACGGTCCTGCGCGACTTCAGGAACCGCGGGGTCGGCGGGCGGATCATCGCCGAGATCGTCCGGTGTCTGCGGCGCCGCGGCGTCGACTGGATCGGCCTCGTCGCCGAGCCGGGCGCGCACACCTTCTACCGGGGCCTCGGCTTCCGTGCGATGCGGGGCTTCCGCCCGATGCGATGGAGGGGGCGATGA
- a CDS encoding DUF2156 domain-containing protein, whose protein sequence is MTRLDPGSFKRVQLDDRAIIQPFFAAANRNSSDYNFVNLYAWGEIYGLGWRICDGRLLIYSARDDVLLMPVGAPISAAGMRLLSDDLREAGKRGDFAFVDAEFVEKTPALGETFEMIVDTDNADYVYSAKALVELKGNRLHRKKNLLSQFRRNNPGARCEPMEKRHAADCFALAEKWCEEKFCEQLAFTHETSAMKRALDAFDALGLEGLVLFANGRLAGFSVFDRLNQNTADVHFEKYDPLIKGSAQAINWETARLLQGRYEYINREQDVGIEGLRKSKRSYCPAFTVKTYLLRRRA, encoded by the coding sequence ATGACCCGCCTCGACCCCGGCTCCTTCAAGCGGGTGCAGCTCGACGACCGCGCGATCATCCAGCCGTTTTTCGCCGCGGCGAACCGCAACTCGTCCGACTACAACTTCGTCAACCTGTACGCGTGGGGCGAGATCTACGGACTCGGATGGAGGATCTGCGATGGCCGGCTCCTCATCTACAGCGCGAGGGACGACGTCCTCCTGATGCCGGTCGGGGCGCCGATCTCCGCCGCGGGGATGCGCCTCCTTTCCGACGATCTCCGCGAGGCGGGGAAACGCGGCGACTTCGCGTTCGTCGACGCGGAATTCGTCGAGAAGACCCCCGCCCTCGGCGAGACGTTCGAAATGATCGTCGATACCGACAACGCCGACTACGTCTACTCGGCGAAGGCCCTGGTGGAGCTCAAGGGCAACCGGCTGCACCGGAAGAAGAACCTGCTCTCGCAGTTCCGGCGCAACAACCCCGGGGCGCGCTGCGAGCCGATGGAGAAGCGCCACGCCGCGGACTGTTTCGCCCTGGCCGAAAAATGGTGCGAGGAGAAGTTCTGCGAGCAGCTCGCCTTCACGCACGAGACCTCCGCGATGAAGCGCGCCCTCGACGCGTTCGACGCGCTGGGCCTCGAGGGCCTTGTGCTCTTCGCGAACGGGCGGCTCGCGGGGTTCTCGGTCTTCGACCGACTGAACCAGAACACCGCCGACGTCCATTTCGAGAAGTACGACCCGTTGATCAAGGGCTCGGCGCAGGCGATCAACTGGGAGACCGCGCGCCTGCTCCAGGGCCGGTACGAGTATATCAACCGCGAGCAGGACGTCGGGATCGAGGGGCTTCGGAAGTCGAAGCGCTCGTACTGTCCCGCGTTCACGGTGAAGACATATCTGTTGCGGAGGCGCGCCTGA